In Hymenobacter gelipurpurascens, one DNA window encodes the following:
- the hemL gene encoding glutamate-1-semialdehyde 2,1-aminomutase, with protein MSQSVVAPELTLTTSDTLFTRAKEHIPGGVNSPVRAFRAVGGHPVFMQSAKGAWLTDVDGNQYLDFINSWGPMILGHAPELVLDAVQEAIKGSLSFGAPTRREVEMAELIKQMVPSIEKVRLVNSGTEATMSAIRVARGYTGRNKIIKFEGCYHGHGDSFLIAAGSGALTLGAPDSPGVTQGVAQDTLTVPYNDLAAAEQIILANEGQVAALILEPVVGNMGLVAPQKGYLQGLRDLCTQHGIVLIFDEVMTGFRLSRGGAQELYGIKPDMTTLGKIIGGGMPVGAYGGRQDIMDQVAPAGKVYQAGTLSGNPIATAAGIAQLTYLQENPELYTELNRISTRIADGTRQICQELGLNYTVNQVGSMFSVFFTDQPVNNLEDAKKSDTEAFGRYFRAMLHRGIYLAPAQYEALFVSTAITDELADVYLTACREAMREAHGL; from the coding sequence ATGTCTCAATCCGTAGTTGCTCCCGAACTTACTCTCACCACCAGCGACACCCTGTTTACCCGCGCCAAAGAGCACATTCCCGGTGGCGTAAACTCACCTGTGCGTGCCTTCCGGGCAGTAGGCGGGCACCCGGTATTTATGCAGTCGGCCAAAGGAGCCTGGCTGACTGATGTAGATGGCAACCAATATCTTGATTTCATAAACTCTTGGGGCCCAATGATTTTGGGACATGCACCAGAACTAGTACTGGATGCAGTGCAGGAAGCCATCAAAGGCTCGTTGTCGTTTGGGGCGCCTACCCGCCGCGAGGTGGAGATGGCTGAGCTCATCAAGCAGATGGTGCCCAGCATCGAGAAAGTACGGTTGGTAAACTCCGGCACGGAAGCTACGATGTCGGCCATTCGGGTGGCGCGGGGCTATACAGGCCGCAACAAAATCATCAAGTTCGAAGGCTGCTACCACGGCCACGGCGACTCCTTCCTGATTGCTGCCGGCTCGGGTGCCCTTACCCTCGGCGCTCCCGACTCGCCGGGCGTAACGCAGGGCGTGGCCCAGGACACCCTCACGGTTCCTTACAACGACCTCGCTGCTGCTGAGCAGATCATTCTCGCCAACGAAGGCCAGGTAGCTGCCCTGATTCTGGAGCCGGTTGTTGGCAATATGGGTTTGGTAGCCCCCCAGAAAGGCTACCTGCAGGGCCTGCGCGACTTGTGCACCCAGCACGGCATCGTACTCATTTTCGACGAGGTAATGACGGGCTTCCGCCTGTCGCGCGGTGGCGCGCAGGAGCTCTACGGCATCAAGCCCGACATGACGACTCTGGGCAAAATCATTGGCGGCGGCATGCCCGTGGGGGCCTACGGTGGCCGCCAGGACATTATGGACCAGGTAGCACCGGCTGGCAAGGTCTACCAGGCTGGCACGCTCTCCGGAAACCCTATTGCTACGGCGGCCGGTATTGCACAGCTTACTTATCTGCAGGAAAACCCTGAGCTATACACCGAGCTCAACCGCATCAGCACGCGCATCGCCGATGGCACCCGCCAGATCTGCCAGGAGTTGGGCCTGAACTACACCGTCAATCAGGTGGGTTCAATGTTCAGCGTATTCTTCACTGATCAGCCCGTCAATAACCTCGAGGATGCCAAGAAATCAGATACTGAAGCCTTTGGACGCTACTTCCGCGCCATGCTGCACCGCGGTATCTACCTCGCGCCGGCTCAGTACGAAGCGCTATTTGTGAGCACTGCCATCACCGACGAGCTAGCCGACGTGTACCTCACGGCCTGCCGCGAAGCCATGCGCGAAGCACACGGCCTATAG
- the dcd gene encoding dCTP deaminase — protein sequence MILTDQQILAEIERGNIVIQPYDRTCLGTNSYDVHLGRYLATYRDAVLDARKHNEIDVFEIPEEGFVLQPGTLYLGVTEEYTESHAHVPFLEGKSSVGRLGIDIHATAGKGDIGFCNTWTLEISVSMPVRVYHLMPVGQLIYFAVQGDVETFYNRKANAKYNERTTKPVESMMWKNQF from the coding sequence ATGATTCTCACCGACCAGCAGATTCTCGCCGAAATAGAGCGCGGCAACATTGTTATCCAGCCCTACGACCGGACCTGCCTCGGCACCAACTCCTACGATGTGCACCTGGGCCGCTACTTGGCTACCTACCGCGATGCCGTGCTGGACGCGCGCAAGCACAACGAAATTGATGTCTTTGAAATCCCGGAGGAAGGCTTTGTGCTGCAGCCTGGCACGCTCTACCTAGGCGTTACGGAGGAGTACACCGAGAGCCATGCCCACGTGCCCTTCCTGGAAGGCAAGAGCAGCGTAGGCCGCCTTGGCATTGATATTCACGCCACCGCTGGCAAAGGCGACATCGGCTTCTGCAACACCTGGACGCTGGAAATCAGCGTTTCGATGCCGGTACGTGTGTATCACCTGATGCCCGTAGGCCAACTCATCTACTTCGCCGTGCAAGGCGATGTCGAAACGTTTTATAACCGCAAAGCCAACGCCAAGTACAACGAGCGCACCACTAAGCCGGTGGAGTCCATGATGTGGAAAAACCAGTTTTAG